The sequence below is a genomic window from Brachyhypopomus gauderio isolate BG-103 chromosome 5, BGAUD_0.2, whole genome shotgun sequence.
CACTGCAGCGCAGTACCTGTTCCACATCGGACGCATGCACCGGCTCCTTCAGGTGCACCATCTGTGAAAACACCTGTGCAAAGCGCAAAAGGTCCTTGTGCGTGTTGCGGTTACACCGCTGACGTAGACGCAAGGCATGTAGCCATAACTTAATGCACTGCTCAAACTCCATGTTGTCGGCATACACAGCGCCCCGGTATATTATGGGATGCGAAACGTCTATGTTGTCTGCCCCCAGTATGCGCTCACGTACCATCAGTCCTTCCATGTGCAGCGCGTCCCGGTCCTGCCTGATGGTCTCCAGGTCCTGAGGTGTCCTACACTCAGGACGACCTCCATACGCGTCCACCAGTGGTGGCAGCTCTTTGGCAATAACCCTCTCAGGGTCACGGTAGCGCTCCAGCATTGCCAGATACAGGTAATGGTAAGTCTTAAGAATGTCATAATTCTCCCGGTCATTAGCAAAGGAAGCACCCAACAGCTCTAAAGCCTCTATGCGGCTGTGGGGATCACAGTCGGCATGGCAGAGAAGCAACTCGACCACATCTGCTTTGCAGCTTTCCGCTGCCACCTTGAGGGGAGTCATGCCATGGCCATTGACCACCATGGCTGCCTGGCATCTCACCAGCTCCTTCACAATGTCCAGATGGCCAGCCTCAGCAGCAAAGTGCAGCGCGGTGGCACCACAGTGAGCCTTTGCGTTAGGGTCAGCCCCACGTTCTAGTAAAAAGCGCACCACATCCGTGTGGCCCTTATAAGCAGCTATCATCAAGCAGGTGTTGTCGTACTTATTGGCGATGCCGATGTCGGCGTGGTGCTCCACCAGATATCGCACAATGTCCAGTCTGCCGTCGAAGCATGCAGCCCTGAGAGGGGTAGAGTTGGTGAGGGTAGTGTGGTTCACGTTGGCATTGTGCGTCACGAGAAGTCGGACGACCTCGAAGTGTCCGGCACCCGCCGCACACCAAAGTGCCGTGGCACCATCGATGACATACCTAGGAGAACATAAGGAAAGTAAGAATTCATTTCTAAGGTAGGAACCTACTACGTGGTTCTGCACGTTACTCAACACAGACACTCACCCGTCAAATCTAACCGTGCCCGTTTGTTCAGTGTCCACCCTGTAGTGGTCCAGCAGCAACCGGACCACCTTGTCGTGCCCGTTTTTGGCGGCGATGATGAGGGGAGTGGAGCGCTGTCCGGACAGCTGGGTCACATAGTCCAGCAGGTACCGGGTCTCCGTCACGGAGTGGTTGAGCAGAAGGGCGGCCAGGGTCAGGACTCTCCCCTCGCTGGCCGCCTTGTACACGTACCCGGCCAGCGACTCCATCCGGGCCGCCTGCGTCCGAAGTATCGCCCACAATACTCACAGCGGCGCGGCCTGGCTCCCATTAAAATGTCAGGTCGAGCTCACAAAGCTCATGTGAAAGAAACAGCCGGGCTCAGTTTTTACCGAAATAACTCATAATCGGCGTGGGttgtaaaaaattaaataaaacaatTTGCTGCCTGGTGAGCCAACGTCCCGAACCGGCCGACCACAAGCGACCGAACTACGTGTTGGTCGAGGCGGTGTTGACGAGGCATTTACACCGCCGAGCAGCGTCGGGATTAGCCCAACTAGCCAGGTAGCCAAGCAGGTTAAAAGTGCGACGTCTACGACGAAACAACGTCCATGAATCGTGTTATTTCACCCCGTAAACTCGTCTAACTGCCCGACTAAACACGGCTGGCCCGCTACGTCCCTCACCAACTCGTTCGGACCTTAGTGCCCAGCTAGCGGCTAGTAGCCCGTTGCTAGGAGATAGACTGGCTACCTAGCTTGCTAAAGTTAGTCACGACAACCAGCCGCGGTTCAGTCGAGATAAACAGCACACTAGACGCCGGGTCAGGGTCGTGGGTCTGGGCTCTGGTCACTGAGGCATAGTCCAGCGATGTTTGCGATATTAAGGAGAGGAAACAGGCCGTCAAAAGTTATTTTCTGTAGGACACTTTTAACCTTTACCACCAGCTTAGCCGGAACAGGGAAGAGGCCATTTGTCTTGACTTAAGTTAAAAGTCATTTGATTAACAGGAaatagttgttgttgttgtttctgagattactttttttttttacaacaaaAGTCCTGACATTTAGTGATTCaattgataaataaataaataaccatatatatatatatatatatatatatatatatatatatatatatatatatatatatatatatatatatatatatatatatatatataaataatgttactatacacacataaagaAGATATATATGAAAAAGTTAATTATAACATTAATGccatggggtttttttttaatttcctAATTTCAGTGCTGCCATTCAGCAACAGCTGGATATGCAAACAGATATGTCATTAATACAATGTCCATTAGTATTGGAATGGTACTGGAAATCCTAATGGTGTGAAGGTGTTCAATAAACCGATCAGCTTGGTTTCTCCAATATAAAGATGATTACATCTCTTCCAGGTAATGCAGCCAATTCCTGCAGTGGTGCATGAGGATGAATGAGTGATAATTGATCCTTTTGTGCCAGTTATTTTAGTGGTTGTGTTAATAAAATCAGCTGCATTGATCAATTAGGTAAAAGACTCAGGTGAAACATGTGAGTGCTCAGGTAATTAattaagcagaccaatcaaatgagacattATTGGTAAAAGATACgagccacactgattaaaaaCGAGAGTACACCAACCAAACCACTGTTGTGCCAAGGAGTAAAAcacacagatcaacaatgcTGAGGGGGGAAGGAGACCTCCATGGACATCATGAAGAAAGTGGTGACAGTTCATCAGTCTGGGGAATGTTACAAAAACATCTCCAAAAGATTCCAGCTCTAAGataaatcatttacaaatggaggcACTCTGCATCACTGCAACTCTGCCCAGAAGCagacaaccatcaacacttacACCAAGAAACACCAGAAAGATCATTCAGGTCAAGGCAAATCACCAAATCACAAAGACAGTTGCTGACCTCTTTGGCAACATCTGGTATAAATGTACATGCATCTACAATCGGACAAAAAATCGATAGACATGGCGTTTATGGAATAGTTGCTATAGAAGTAAGCCTGtgctctcaagaaagaacaaagctacacatttaaactttgccagagagcaGTTGGACCTCAGACCCATAGAAATGCTGTTGCATACTGAAGTGGGCGGTACATGTCATATGTCCCTCCAACCTCCCTTACCTGTTGGCAGTTCTGCAAGGAGGAATAAGCAAAAAATCCCCAAAAGAGATGCGACACTCGTTTGTGGTTGCAGAAGACatttggttgaagtaatggctgcaaaaggaggtGCCACAAGCTACTAATTAAAAGCCTTCACATACTTTTGCACTGGGCAGGTGTTCAGTTTTTTTGAgattacattttaataatttatgtatttttttctcactgtgtCTCATGTATTTGGAAGGTCTGCTTTGGAAATTGAGATTTGGATGttcattatttattaaattttttaaGTAAACAAGAGACAATGAACATATTTGGGTGGTTGACACCCTCAAGCAGCACGGTTTGTGTCTGCATATTGATTGGGTCCCAAAttagtatgtgaccaaaataaTTGTGTCCAATATACGCAAGAAACCCAGCTGATATTACTGCCACTAAATATTCTAGTTTGCAGACAGACTTCTCTTTGATGTTCTGCAGGCAATGGTGGCGGATTCCTATTTCCCCAGAAATAAAAGGCTAATTATTGAACATATCTGTATCCAAAATCATATACTTCTATACCAAACAGAATGCCAAAACGGCACTTCTGGGATGGTTAGCATGTCCGAGTCCTCAGCAGGTGCCAGTAAATGTCTGTTTTTATGAAAATGTTGTGATGCTCTTTGGGTGGTCCAAAATTATGGTTTTAAAATTCACATCAGTTGAGTTTTCAAAGAAGAATAAAATGTGTAAGGAAGTCCAAATATAAAATGAATGTTAAAAATTGTAATGTTTATAGTATTATGGAATGTTGTGTACTGTACTGCCTACAATTTGTTTTAGATTCTAGAATGCTTGGGAAGAAACACTGAGAACTGAGTGTGGACACAGCTGTAACTGAGGAGAACTGGAGGTATCTGAAGGTCACTGATGGGCATAGTGCCAGATTTAAGATTCAAGTCATTATGTGCTCCTCAGAGTACACAAGCTAAATTGTGTGCTTCTCCGGTGTTTCTGGAAGCATATGTCCTTCTCTGAAGAGGGTAATACATTTATAGAAAATACTAGTTTGCTGATATTCATGTGTGCTGTAAACGTAGCCTCAACCCCTATGTTTGTATCCTGTTGGATATGCCCTTCATAGAGGCTGGGATAGAGAATGATAGATATGTTTATGATGAGTTTGCAGAAATGGTGACCCTACTCAACAGTAGATCTTCTGATAGTGACACACCGGAGTGTGTATTTTCTTATGACTGAACTCTCTCTGATTGTCTGAGGAATTTATTACTGTTTATATGAGCACTAGAACCAGAATGTTATACAAGGCACAAATATGGCACTAAATCACTGACAAAAGACATTGATTATTATTAACATGCTAGTAGTCCTGGCTGTAAAATAGCATTGATAGCTACTGGACACACACTCACCGTAATTTCAGATAAGTATTTATCAGGAAGCCTGTGGGTCAAATCATTTACTAAGCGTGGGATGTTTTGGGGAATGACCACTTGTGAGTGGTGtttgtatatacatacacagtCATATATATATGACTCACAAgtggtcatatatatatatatatatatatatatatatatatatatatatatatatatatatatatatatgtgtgtgtgtgtgtgtgtgtgtgtgtgtgtgtatgaaacaATGTTATGGAGATGTCAGCATGAACATCTCATGAACTTATGAGTTTCATGTTCTTCAACCCAATAAGAGTTACATAGTATACAATCTAATACTAAGAGAAAAGATGTTACAGTGCCCTCTTGTGTTTTGAGCATTAAAGACAACATTGATGGATTGGAGCTATGCATCACTGTCCGATTCATTTAGGCAACAAGCAGGAATATATTAGCAGGCACCAATATGGTAAAACTTTAGTCATTCAGCTCAGTGTTATTTCAGTTCAGTTTTTTATGTAGCATTTTTGAAAATGGGCATtgccacaaagcagctttacagaaaTCTAGGTCAAGACTCCGAACCAGCAAGTATAATGCGACTAAAGccaggaggagaaaggagaaaaaaggagaatgagaagaaaggagaaggtTCCTGCCACAGTATGACCAGAAACATTTGTAACTTTTCTATACCATATAACACAAACTGCATGCAGCAGTTTATGGCTACAAGTTTAAATTGTATATATTGTATTCAATTGTTTAATATTATTTtgataatatataaaataatctGATAATGATATTTCTAGTCAAATGTGTCCACAAACCAAGTTAATTGGACAAGACTGAAAATGTCACTTCAGTACATTACCTTTTTCTAACTGTAGCAATCACTAAGTCAAGTAATATATTTCCTTTGTGGTAATGTTTTTGCTTCACGGTGTGGCATATCCCTACTTAAACAATAAAACCTACACAGTTCACACTTTAGCATTTAGAGTCCATTAGGATCACAGCATTGCAAATGTTAATTAGATGGAATAACAGTTTTGCGAAAGCCTTCAATAACCTCATTTTAATGGTGTTCATGGAAAAACCAAACACTGCCTTGATAAGATAAGACTTTATTATGCACTTTACAATCAACAGCATAGTAGAAGTGTGTACATTCATTTCCTTTGGGGCAAAACTATCAAATTACTAAGCACATTTACACACTTTTATTACACTTACAGTAAGCCTAGCAGATGTTAATCTTAGATATTTTCCAGAgcagaaatataaaaaaaaaactggagaaTAGTTTGTGAGAGATAAAgtcaaatgaaaaaaaagaaaatatttcTGAACCTTAAACATGAGACTGAAGGCATGACATGGCATATTACATTTTCACACAAACTGCATTGTTCAATAAACTGAAATTACACACTATACCAATAcatttaacaaactctaaagtAGGCAGGTTCACGCACAGCGTTTTTgattttacagcacaaaaaaacAGGCTACGCATGCACTGCAGTTTGGCTTATATTAAATAACATCTAAATATGACAATTTGCTCATGTCTACTGAAGCAGATACAATATTCATGCTTGTAGATAACATCACATTCAGTTTTGAGAGTGGTTTCAGTGGTTAGATCGGGTGTACAATCTAGCACATTTTCACAGATGTTTTATATCGTATTTGAGTAGGCTACCACTCAAATGTACACAATGCATTAATTATTTTCGGAAAGCGAACATAGAAAAATACAATATGGTGAGTTCACAGTAGCCCACATATTTAAGCTATATACTTTTCCAATTAGGTTTACGCATGTTTTGCGCATTTGCGCATCAGCGCATCAGTGGTCATTAAACACAGAGAACCTGCAGTGTTCTGTTTCTATTACATTCAAAGGCACCACAGCCTGACTGTCCTGATCACCGTTGATCGTCCCTGAGAACGGACGGATCTGACAGCTATTGGCAATCGCCGGTGAAGTCATTCTCCAGAATAAATCCTTTAACATCTTCCTAAATTCTCTCCTTGTAAGGCAATACAAAACCGGGTTCAAGCAACTGTTGGTATACGCCAGGCAAACGGTCACAGGGAAAACGTAAGTATGGACCATATAGTAGGCTTGATCAAAGTGAGCAATGTCCAATTTGACCAAGACACCCCAGAACGTGACTGCGTGATTTGGCATCCAGCAGAGGAAGAAGGAGAGGACCACAACCGTGACTGATCTGGTTATCCTGGACCGTCGTTTGGGAAGATTGTTGTTCATGCTGCGGAGCCGGATAAATCGCAGAAGCAGCATATAGCAGACCGACACAATTAACATGGGGAACACGAACCCAATTAAGATCTTCTGCAGGTGATACAGGCCAAGCCAGAAGTGTCCTCGAGGAAAGCCCATCAAGCACAGGGTTTCATTACCGACTTTTTTCTGGGTGGAGAACGTAAACGTTGGTGCTGTTGCAATAGTGGCCAAGACCCAGAGCAGCGCGCTGACCCATTTAACGGAGCAGATTTTCCGCCTGGTTCGGTCCTTCAGAGCCGAGGCCACGGACCAGTACCGTGTGATGCTCATAGCGGTGAGGAAAAAGACACTGGCGTACATGTTCATAACCGTAACGGAGAGGACAACCTTGCACATGACGTGTCCAAACGGCCAGCTGAAGTCCCGAGCTGCTTCCACGGCCCAAAACGGCAAAGCCAAGACGAACTGAAAGTCGGTAACCGCAAGGTTCATTATGAAAAAGTTTACCGTAGACTTCTTTTTACCTTGTCTCGCTTTCATTAAGAAAAAGACCAAAACATTGCCCACTAAGCCGACGGCACACACAAACGAATACACTATGGAAATCATGAACCTGAGCGCCGGGGATCCGTCTGCGAAAACGTCGATGTCCTCGAGTTCGGTAAAGTTGAAGGCGCTGGTGTTCAGAGGTTCGGCCATCCTCTGGAGCCCAAAATCGTTCCCGTGTGCTTTGACTAGCAGCAATCTGTGAACAGGTTGCATAGCACCATAAAAACGTAAAACAAAGTAAAGATGAAGACGATAGCTCGGTTATAACGCAACACAGTCATTAGAACTGCTCAGTTGTTGCATGCTTCTGTTTACAACAATGCACGGCACGCTCTGCAGGTTTTAGTGCGCGTGGCACCTGCACGCTCTGCAGGCGCTTTAGTGCGCGCGGCACCTGACGCGTCCGTTCACAACATGCAGCGATTGGTCCACAGCTTGATTGGTCCCAACCAGAGACTGTAACTCTGGTC
It includes:
- the rxfp3.3b gene encoding relaxin-3 receptor 1, producing the protein MQPVHRLLLVKAHGNDFGLQRMAEPLNTSAFNFTELEDIDVFADGSPALRFMISIVYSFVCAVGLVGNVLVFFLMKARQGKKKSTVNFFIMNLAVTDFQFVLALPFWAVEAARDFSWPFGHVMCKVVLSVTVMNMYASVFFLTAMSITRYWSVASALKDRTRRKICSVKWVSALLWVLATIATAPTFTFSTQKKVGNETLCLMGFPRGHFWLGLYHLQKILIGFVFPMLIVSVCYMLLLRFIRLRSMNNNLPKRRSRITRSVTVVVLSFFLCWMPNHAVTFWGVLVKLDIAHFDQAYYMVHTYVFPVTVCLAYTNSCLNPVLYCLTRREFRKMLKDLFWRMTSPAIANSCQIRPFSGTINGDQDSQAVVPLNVIETEHCRFSVFNDH
- the fem1b gene encoding protein fem-1 homolog B, producing the protein MESLAGYVYKAASEGRVLTLAALLLNHSVTETRYLLDYVTQLSGQRSTPLIIAAKNGHDKVVRLLLDHYRVDTEQTGTVRFDGYVIDGATALWCAAGAGHFEVVRLLVTHNANVNHTTLTNSTPLRAACFDGRLDIVRYLVEHHADIGIANKYDNTCLMIAAYKGHTDVVRFLLERGADPNAKAHCGATALHFAAEAGHLDIVKELVRCQAAMVVNGHGMTPLKVAAESCKADVVELLLCHADCDPHSRIEALELLGASFANDRENYDILKTYHYLYLAMLERYRDPERVIAKELPPLVDAYGGRPECRTPQDLETIRQDRDALHMEGLMVRERILGADNIDVSHPIIYRGAVYADNMEFEQCIKLWLHALRLRQRCNRNTHKDLLRFAQVFSQMVHLKEPVHASDVEQVLRCSVLEIQRSLARMEAASEAEMPACTDNYESNIFTFLYLVCISTKTQCNEDSRARLNKQIYDLIRLDPRTREGSSLLHLAASSSTPVDDFHTNDVCSFPNAQVTKLLLDCGALVNCVDNEGNSPLHLIVQYNRPISDFLTLHAIIISLVEAGAHTDMTNKQKKTPLEKSTTGVSEILLKTQMKMSLKCLAARAVRQHHIFYRDQIPKSLEEFVEFH